CTGGCCATGGCCTCAGCGTACCCCCGACCCCTGACTACAGGCGCTTCAACATGCGGGTGTTGCCAAGCGTGTTCGGCTTCACTCGGGCAAGATCAAGAAACTCGGCAATGCCCTCGTCATGCGACCGGAGCAGCTCGGCATAGACCTCGGCGGCGACGAGCTCGGTATCCTCACCGACTTCCTCGAACCCATTGCGCCCAAAGAACTCAGTCTCAAACGTCAAACAGAACAGCTGCTGCAGCCCGAGCCCACGCGCGCGCTCTTCGAGCGCGAGGAGCACGGCCCGGCCAACGCCCTTACCGAGATACTCCTCGGAAACGCCGAGAGTGCGAACCTCCCCGAGATGCTCCCACATCACGTGAAGCGCACCGTACCCGATGACGTTGCCGTCGGCGTCCTCCGCGACCATGAAACCTGGCACTGCACCGTAGAGCTCAACAAGGTCCTTGCCGAGCAAGATTCGCCTCGCGACAAGCGGTTCCATAAGGTTCACGATCCCCACGACGTCGTGGGTCGTCGCGGGCCGAACACGGATGGCGCTAATGTCGCTGACACTCATGCACAAAGTCTAGTCCGCACACAGACTCCCACCGTCGTGTCCGTTTTCCGCGTGCCCATCTCGGCCGCTCCCGGCAGAATGAATCCGTGTCCACTCAACTCGCAGCTCTGCCCCTTAGCTTCGACGCCTGCTATCGCGCCGCGTCAGGCCGCGATCGGCGCTGGGACGGCAGGTTCTACCTTGGAGTGACGAGCACAGGTATCTACTGCCGTCCGTCGTGCCCCGCACGCAAACCCAAGCCAGAGAACTGCAGATTCTTTCCGAGTGCCGCTGCCTGCGTTGCTGCCGGGTTTCGCGCGTGCAAGCGATGCCGCCCTGACGCTCTCCCAGGCAGTCGAGACTGGGATCACCGAAGTGACCTCGTCGCACGTGCGGTGCGCGGTATCCGAGACGGCGCCGTCGACGCTGGCGGCGTCTCAGGCCTCGCGCAGTCGCTGGCGGTGAGCGAGCGCCACCTCCGCCGTATGCTGCTTGACGAGATCGGAGCAACCCCCCTCCAGCTCGCGCGGACTCGGCGTGCACACGCCGCACGGATCCTCATCGAACAGACAGACCTGTCACTCACCGACGTCGCGTTCGCGGCCGGGTTCGGAAGCGTGCGGCAGTTCGGCGATACGATGCGCGAGGAGTTCGGCATGCCGCCCTCGGCGATCACCCGCCGCACCGGGCAGAGTGCCCCCGGGCAGGGCATCGCGAAACCAGACGGCGCTGCTTCCCCTGGGCAGCACTCACCTCCGGGTCCCGAGTCGAAGGAGTGTCCAAGGGTGACGCTCAGGCTCCAGACGCGAGCACCATTCGATGGACGCGCGACTCGGTCGTTCCTCGCCGCGCACGCGATCCCAGGCAGGGATTTCATTGGGACTGACACAGGCACAGGGGCGCCCGCGCAGACCTCGCACGCGATCGACGTGCCTGGCGGCACGGCCCACGCGACAATCTCGTGGTCCGACGTTCCCGAGGTCGCCAACCAACGACCAGGCATGCTCGGCATCCCAGTCGTGCTCGCCCTCCCGAGCCTCGCAGACACTATGCCTGCGATCCAGATCGTCAGGCGCATGCTCGACCTCGACGCAGACCCGGCGCAGCTCGCGGAGGCGTTCTCCGCCGACCCCGTCCTCGGTCCACTCGTCGCAGCCCGCCCGGGGCTCCGCCTGCCAGGCGCACGCGACCCACACGAGTTCGCGCTCGCGACTGTGCTCGGGCAGCAGGTTTCGCTTGCAGCTGCCCGCACACTGCAGGGCCGCCTGGTCGCCGAGTACGCCGAGCCGAACAGACGCGCCGAACGGGGCTTTTCGGGCCGTGTCGACGTATCTCGGATCGCCGGTGAATCCCCCGAGGCGCTGCAATCGACGCTCCGAATCACACATGCCCGCGCTGCGACGCTGCAGGGCCTCGCTCTCGCGCTCGAGGAAGGCCTCGACATCACCCCCGGCGCAGACCGCGAGCGGGCACGAGCCGAACTCATCGCGCTGCGGGGCATCGGACCGTGGACCGTCGAGCTGATCGCGATGCGCGCCCTCGGTGACCCTGACGCGTACCCGTCGGGCGACCTGATCTTACGCCGGGCACTCGGCGTCGCCGGGGCGAAGGAGGCCGAGCGTGCCGCTGACGCGTGGCGCCCGTTCCGCGGATACGCCACCCAGTTTCTGTGGGCGGATTTCCTCGCCAGCGCAACACCAGGCGCAACTGCACCCGCACCCCCACACTCTCAGAAGGAAGAGCAATGAGCACTCCCCTGTCATACACAATCGTCGACATTGTCGGCAGTCCGTTTCTTGCGGTGTGGCGCCCAGAAGATGACGCGGTGTGCGCTGCCGGGTTCCTGGCGGTCCCCGATCAGACGCGAGACGAGCCCCACCCAGACGTCGCCGCTGACCCGCTCTGGGACCGACTCATCGCAAGCGATCCAGGCCTCGCTGCGCGGGGGCTTGCCCAACTGCCCGAGACAGCTGGCGCCGTGCCAGACGCGCTTCGGGCATACGCCGACGGCGACCTCACGGCGCTCGATGCGATCACCGTCTCACAGCGTGAGACCCCCTTCCGCGGGGAGGTGTGGCGGGCACTGCGAAAGGTACAAGCAGGCGATGCGGTGACCTACACGAAGCTCGCCGCGCTTGCGGGCAGACCCGCTGCAATCAGGGCCGCGGCGTCTGGCTGCGCCACGAATCTTGTCGCGGTCATCGTTCCGTGTCATCGCATCGTGCGCGCCGATGGCGGTGTCGGCAAGTACCTGTTCGGCTCGGCGATAAAGCAGCGGCTTCTCGACCATGAGGGCGCCATCGCCTAGCTGGCCCGGTGCGCAAGGGCGCTCGACACTCGAATGCATCGTATGGGATCTGCAGCAGAAAGCCCTGTCCCGAGTAAGAGCGGCATACCCTCTACAGATCCCAGGCATACGGCGGATACGTCGGATACGACCCCAGCAATGCAAGAGGGGGCCCGGCTGAATGCCGGACCCCCTCTTGGGTGTGGACGAACTCGGGCTACTCGGCCTGACCGGGCGTGAGCCCCGTCGAGGCTGCGGCAGCCGCTGCCGAAGCCGAAGCCTCGCCGTGCGACTTCTGCTGGTCACGCTTCGTGTCGAAGGTGAACTTGCCCTCCTTGACGTCAACC
Above is a window of Leucobacter aridicollis DNA encoding:
- a CDS encoding amino-acid N-acetyltransferase gives rise to the protein MSVSDISAIRVRPATTHDVVGIVNLMEPLVARRILLGKDLVELYGAVPGFMVAEDADGNVIGYGALHVMWEHLGEVRTLGVSEEYLGKGVGRAVLLALEERARGLGLQQLFCLTFETEFFGRNGFEEVGEDTELVAAEVYAELLRSHDEGIAEFLDLARVKPNTLGNTRMLKRL
- a CDS encoding DNA-3-methyladenine glycosylase 2 family protein, encoding MSTQLAALPLSFDACYRAASGRDRRWDGRFYLGVTSTGIYCRPSCPARKPKPENCRFFPSAAACVAAGFRACKRCRPDALPGSRDWDHRSDLVARAVRGIRDGAVDAGGVSGLAQSLAVSERHLRRMLLDEIGATPLQLARTRRAHAARILIEQTDLSLTDVAFAAGFGSVRQFGDTMREEFGMPPSAITRRTGQSAPGQGIAKPDGAASPGQHSPPGPESKECPRVTLRLQTRAPFDGRATRSFLAAHAIPGRDFIGTDTGTGAPAQTSHAIDVPGGTAHATISWSDVPEVANQRPGMLGIPVVLALPSLADTMPAIQIVRRMLDLDADPAQLAEAFSADPVLGPLVAARPGLRLPGARDPHEFALATVLGQQVSLAAARTLQGRLVAEYAEPNRRAERGFSGRVDVSRIAGESPEALQSTLRITHARAATLQGLALALEEGLDITPGADRERARAELIALRGIGPWTVELIAMRALGDPDAYPSGDLILRRALGVAGAKEAERAADAWRPFRGYATQFLWADFLASATPGATAPAPPHSQKEEQ
- a CDS encoding methylated-DNA--[protein]-cysteine S-methyltransferase; amino-acid sequence: MSTPLSYTIVDIVGSPFLAVWRPEDDAVCAAGFLAVPDQTRDEPHPDVAADPLWDRLIASDPGLAARGLAQLPETAGAVPDALRAYADGDLTALDAITVSQRETPFRGEVWRALRKVQAGDAVTYTKLAALAGRPAAIRAAASGCATNLVAVIVPCHRIVRADGGVGKYLFGSAIKQRLLDHEGAIA